In the genome of Bombus huntii isolate Logan2020A unplaced genomic scaffold, iyBomHunt1.1 ctg00000060.1, whole genome shotgun sequence, one region contains:
- the LOC126875927 gene encoding uncharacterized protein LOC126875927, translating into MNPTDKSTAKQNELIATLIEQFESLTHEFRSFRNSTDQNIKNIKEFAETSDRNRSKEIRDLAKTMEIKYDTETDQSQINTHLETAADNVTDDETDGPNTSQRPRAASSRAAIKPINNYNEYRGLEADKAIRTVETLRGRDDVGVEDFILSIRKARARCKASDRELLLDLILIEKITDNAKRNIRYLKINSFEDLYSCLRQHVLTPTTISNCRDKLKNLKQGATESVQSFNSRFQQQLNELNYAVQNENRTPTE; encoded by the coding sequence ATGAACCCAACTGACAAGAGTACCGCTAAACAAAACGAACTAATCGCTACCCTGATTGAACAATTTGAAAGCCTAACTCACGAGTTTAGAAGCTTTAGAAACAGCACCGatcaaaacattaaaaacATAAAGGAATTTGCGGAAACTAGCGATAGAAATCGCTCTAAAGAAATACGCGATCTTGCAAAAaccatggaaataaaatacgacaCCGAGACTGACCAGTCGCAAATAAACACCCATTTAGAAACCGCTGCTGATAACGTAACGGATGACGAAACTGACGGACCGAACACGTCACAAAGACCACGAGCCGCATCTAGCCGCGCCGCGATTAAACCAATAAACAACTACAACGAATATCGAGGGCTCGAGGCAGATAAGGCCATACGAACTGTCGAGACACTACGAGGTCGAGATGACGTAGGCGTTGAAGATTTCATCTTATCGATCCGCAAAGCAAGAGCTAGGTGCAAGGCAAGTGACAGAGAGCTATTATTAGATCTCATACTGATCGAAAAGATTACCGACAACGCGAAACGAAACATACGATATCTAAAAATCAACTCGTTCGAAGACTTATATTCATGCTTAAGACAACACGTATTAACACCAACAACTATTAGCAACTGTAGGGACaaattaaagaatttaaaaCAAGGGGCAACAGAAAGTGTACAATCTTTTAACTCCAGATTCCAACAACAGCTAAACGAATTAAATTATGCAGTCCAAAACGAAAACCGCACACCAACAGAATGA